A window of Chengkuizengella sediminis contains these coding sequences:
- a CDS encoding transposase has protein sequence MNQKFEACHIIRSIPGIGGKIATTIISEIGEIDQFLITQRHS, from the coding sequence TTGAATCAAAAGTTTGAAGCATGTCATATTATTCGATCTATCCCAGGCATTGGAGGTAAGATTGCAACCACAATCATCTCCGAGATCGGTGAAATTGATCAATTTTTAATAACCCAAAGACACTCATAG